A window of Sulfurovum riftiae contains these coding sequences:
- a CDS encoding CvfB family protein, with protein sequence MQTETTETKTQNEQIKIGEVNTLKIERDTDYGYYLTAKDYNEVLLPNIYIMEDEMPMGSLLDVFIYTDSEDRPVATTKMPYAKLGEYGYFTVVDYKSYGAFVNWGLPKDLFVPLSQQKEYFTIGKKYLLRVCLDEQTGRLYGTQKIGKYFNREMKGLHQNKVLDAIVLAKTPLGYKVIADNQYEGMLFENEIFEPVKVGDRKKVYIKTVRKDGKLDLSLQPIGKQAKIGEAEGTILQLLKEADGQLPFTYKSDAEEIQKVFGLSKKNFKRTLTALLDKNRIVLLDNAIKLPEA encoded by the coding sequence ATGCAGACTGAAACTACAGAAACAAAAACCCAAAACGAACAGATCAAAATAGGTGAGGTCAATACCCTCAAAATAGAACGTGATACCGACTACGGTTATTACCTTACCGCCAAAGACTACAATGAAGTACTGCTCCCCAATATTTACATTATGGAAGATGAAATGCCGATGGGATCGCTCTTGGATGTGTTTATCTACACCGACAGCGAGGACCGTCCGGTGGCGACGACGAAGATGCCGTATGCCAAACTGGGCGAATACGGCTACTTTACGGTAGTTGACTATAAATCATACGGTGCCTTTGTGAACTGGGGACTTCCCAAAGACCTTTTCGTACCGCTTTCACAGCAGAAAGAGTATTTCACTATCGGCAAGAAGTATCTGCTTCGTGTCTGCCTTGACGAACAGACCGGACGACTCTACGGCACACAGAAAATAGGGAAGTATTTCAACCGTGAAATGAAAGGGCTGCATCAGAACAAGGTACTCGACGCTATTGTTCTGGCAAAGACGCCGCTTGGGTACAAGGTAATTGCCGACAACCAGTACGAGGGAATGCTCTTTGAGAATGAGATATTCGAACCTGTCAAAGTGGGGGACCGAAAAAAGGTTTACATCAAAACCGTTCGCAAAGACGGGAAACTTGACCTTTCTCTCCAACCCATAGGAAAACAGGCAAAGATAGGCGAAGCGGAAGGGACCATTCTGCAACTGCTCAAAGAAGCGGATGGACAACTGCCTTTTACCTATAAAAGTGATGCCGAAGAGATACAGAAAGTATTTGGGCTGAGCAAAAAGAACTTCAAACGTACGCTGACAGCTCTTCTGGATAAGAATCGCATCGTACTGCTTGATAATGCCATAAAATTACCTGAGGCATGA
- a CDS encoding M14 family metallopeptidase — protein sequence MIPLLEMNEVPEGLLEIEDAAQLQKVMPHPTLLFLEGQKKQPLFVTVLLHGNEDTGLLAIQKLLRKYAEHRLPRSLIVFFGNIYAAKEGLRRLEGQPDYNRVWPGGEETGSEEGELIAKVVEKVTAQKLFASIDIHNNTGKNPHYGCINRLDHDFLYLSSLFGRTVVFFETPTGVQSLAMAEYCPAITIECGKPHLQRGTDHAAEFVDSLLHLSEFPDHVVQNEKELDVCHTVAKVTIPEAYSFSYTDADADIRLLASLEESNFSMLEEGALFAYVKEGGKARFEVYDDADRECFDEYFRIRNGEIRLKKPLMPSMITLDEHVIRQDCFCYLMERIDLKK from the coding sequence ATGATACCACTGTTGGAGATGAATGAAGTCCCTGAAGGACTTTTGGAGATAGAGGATGCGGCACAACTGCAGAAGGTGATGCCACACCCGACATTGCTGTTTCTGGAAGGCCAGAAAAAACAGCCGCTTTTTGTCACGGTGCTGCTGCATGGCAATGAAGATACGGGTCTGCTTGCCATACAGAAGCTTTTGCGTAAATATGCAGAGCACAGACTGCCACGTTCACTCATTGTTTTTTTCGGCAATATATATGCTGCAAAAGAGGGACTGCGCCGTCTTGAAGGACAGCCTGACTACAACCGTGTCTGGCCCGGAGGGGAAGAGACGGGGTCCGAAGAGGGAGAGCTCATTGCAAAAGTGGTAGAGAAGGTGACCGCACAGAAGCTTTTTGCAAGTATTGACATCCATAACAATACGGGTAAGAACCCGCACTACGGCTGTATCAACAGGCTTGATCATGACTTTCTCTACCTCTCATCACTGTTTGGAAGAACAGTTGTTTTCTTTGAAACACCCACCGGGGTACAATCACTTGCGATGGCCGAATACTGTCCGGCCATAACCATAGAGTGCGGGAAGCCGCATTTGCAAAGGGGGACGGACCATGCTGCCGAGTTTGTCGATTCGCTTCTGCATCTTTCGGAATTTCCGGACCATGTGGTACAGAATGAAAAAGAGCTCGATGTCTGTCATACGGTTGCCAAGGTTACCATTCCTGAAGCATACAGTTTCAGCTATACGGATGCAGATGCCGACATCAGGTTGCTGGCATCTCTGGAAGAGAGCAATTTCAGTATGCTGGAAGAGGGTGCACTTTTTGCCTATGTCAAAGAGGGGGGTAAAGCACGTTTTGAAGTGTATGATGACGCGGACCGCGAGTGCTTCGATGAATACTTCCGGATCAGGAACGGGGAGATACGTTTGAAAAAGCCCCTGATGCCTTCCATGATCACACTGGATGAGCATGTCATACGACAGGACTGTTTCTGTTATCTTATGGAGAGGATCGATCTGAAAAAATAG
- a CDS encoding YidB family protein has translation MDLNELFKIGATLIEGNSDEATTGLDIDKIVAAMQKILTNQDGNIDLASILTRLSSNGLGEIVGSWLGNGENKVIDPERVADLLGEEKVQAFAQELGVSEESARLALADALPPVVDRATSGESSILDEMMGGADNPMEMLGKMFR, from the coding sequence ATGGATCTGAATGAACTTTTCAAAATAGGCGCCACTCTTATAGAGGGTAACAGTGATGAGGCAACCACAGGACTTGACATAGACAAAATTGTAGCGGCAATGCAGAAGATACTGACGAATCAGGATGGCAATATCGATCTGGCTTCGATACTGACACGGCTTTCAAGCAACGGTCTGGGTGAGATCGTAGGCTCCTGGCTCGGCAATGGAGAGAACAAAGTGATCGATCCGGAGAGAGTAGCGGACCTTCTGGGAGAAGAGAAAGTACAGGCATTCGCACAGGAGCTTGGTGTGAGTGAAGAGAGTGCCAGGCTTGCCTTGGCAGATGCATTGCCTCCTGTAGTGGACAGGGCGACTTCCGGGGAAAGCTCCATTCTTGACGAGATGATGGGCGGAGCGGACAACCCCATGGAGATGCTGGGAAAAATGTTCCGTTAG
- a CDS encoding endonuclease/exonuclease/phosphatase family protein — protein sequence MRYFIFFLLFPLFLCARPFTVASYNVENLFDSSYEGTEYAEYVPGKHNWTKRMVEKKLDQTAEVLCDLDADIVALQEIENESIFNALQKRLKKVGCAYRYSAITTKKGAPIQIALLSRFPLKKHKELQVNYSPYVRNILEVEAEIDGHLLTLFVNHWKSRSRKGVESKRIAYAKTLQKRIMAMPKYKEYLILGDLNSNYDAYLTLPKKLNDTAGKTGINHILKTIRNNELLTKSQMCQAGKEWHYNPWTELPFRERWSHKFYGHRSTLDHILLPASMFDGRGIDYVNGSFKVFKAPYLFTKKGYINRWEVKNGKHTGKGYSDHLPIVATFDTKPFVPSGNDTVRKSTVGTIEDLYQTEALDHPLILENAVVVLKRARYAVLKQTPKGRGIFVFGAVRDMKEGMKLDIRVQEISTYKGLKEITALVKLKEKGMVDPDPYYASLDSMRQNEVVRNLTGMVKNRYLYVDGKKIPLYFKNRRLTPKNGTKIKIAYAHIGYYKKLQLVVYSKKDFTILEN from the coding sequence TTGCGATATTTCATATTCTTTCTACTTTTTCCTCTTTTCCTCTGTGCCAGGCCTTTCACAGTGGCAAGTTACAATGTGGAGAATCTCTTTGACAGCAGCTATGAGGGAACGGAGTATGCAGAGTATGTTCCAGGAAAACATAACTGGACCAAAAGAATGGTCGAAAAAAAACTCGACCAAACGGCTGAGGTATTGTGTGACCTCGATGCCGATATCGTTGCGCTGCAGGAGATAGAGAACGAAAGCATATTCAATGCTCTGCAAAAGCGCCTGAAAAAAGTAGGGTGTGCCTACCGTTACAGTGCGATAACAACAAAAAAAGGTGCACCTATCCAGATAGCACTACTTTCACGTTTCCCCTTGAAGAAACATAAAGAGCTTCAGGTGAACTATTCTCCGTATGTTCGGAATATTTTGGAAGTGGAAGCAGAGATCGACGGCCATCTGCTTACTTTATTTGTCAACCACTGGAAATCCAGAAGTAGAAAAGGGGTCGAAAGCAAACGGATCGCGTATGCGAAAACACTTCAAAAGCGCATCATGGCAATGCCAAAATATAAAGAGTACCTCATACTCGGAGACCTCAATTCAAACTACGATGCCTATCTGACGCTGCCAAAAAAACTGAACGATACAGCAGGGAAGACGGGTATCAACCATATCTTGAAGACCATCAGAAACAATGAACTGCTCACAAAATCCCAAATGTGTCAGGCCGGAAAGGAGTGGCACTACAACCCCTGGACAGAACTGCCCTTCAGAGAGAGGTGGAGCCACAAATTTTACGGACACCGGAGTACCCTTGACCATATTCTATTGCCTGCAAGTATGTTCGATGGCAGGGGGATAGACTATGTTAACGGGTCGTTCAAAGTATTCAAAGCACCGTATCTGTTCACAAAAAAAGGGTACATCAACAGGTGGGAGGTCAAGAACGGGAAACATACCGGCAAAGGGTACTCCGATCATCTTCCTATCGTTGCAACTTTCGATACAAAGCCGTTTGTCCCTTCCGGGAATGATACCGTCAGGAAGAGTACAGTGGGAACCATTGAAGATCTCTATCAAACAGAAGCGCTGGATCATCCGCTTATATTGGAGAATGCTGTGGTGGTACTCAAACGGGCCCGCTATGCTGTACTCAAGCAGACACCCAAAGGACGGGGCATCTTTGTCTTCGGTGCGGTACGGGATATGAAGGAGGGGATGAAACTTGACATCCGTGTACAGGAGATCTCAACCTACAAAGGCCTCAAGGAGATCACAGCCCTGGTAAAACTCAAAGAGAAAGGGATGGTCGACCCTGATCCCTATTATGCTTCTTTGGATAGCATGCGGCAGAATGAAGTGGTGCGGAATTTGACCGGCATGGTTAAAAACAGGTATTTATACGTCGATGGAAAAAAGATTCCCCTCTATTTCAAAAACAGAAGACTTACACCAAAAAACGGTACGAAAATAAAGATAGCCTATGCCCATATAGGGTATTATAAGAAATTACAGCTGGTCGTTTACAGCAAAAAAGATTTTACGATTTTGGAGAATTAA
- the hemJ gene encoding protoporphyrinogen oxidase HemJ, which yields MAYYTWILAFHVMSFTSWMAMLFYLPRLFIYHREHADNKAFGEVVEVQEYKLYTYIGVPAMWATILSGTLMLYLNPGIFQSGGWMHAKLFFLAFLIAYSFSLNVIRKKLIVDPYYKSGKYFRFYNEVPTLLMIFIVIMVVVKPF from the coding sequence ATGGCATATTACACATGGATACTGGCATTTCACGTCATGAGTTTCACGAGTTGGATGGCGATGCTCTTCTATCTTCCGAGACTCTTCATTTACCACAGAGAACATGCAGACAACAAAGCGTTTGGCGAAGTAGTCGAGGTGCAGGAATATAAACTCTATACCTACATCGGTGTGCCTGCAATGTGGGCGACCATTCTTTCAGGGACATTGATGCTCTACCTGAACCCGGGTATCTTCCAGAGTGGCGGATGGATGCATGCCAAACTGTTCTTTCTTGCATTTCTGATCGCATACAGTTTTTCACTGAATGTCATACGCAAAAAGCTGATCGTTGACCCTTACTACAAAAGCGGGAAATATTTCAGGTTTTACAATGAAGTACCGACACTGCTGATGATTTTTATTGTTATAATGGTCGTTGTCAAGCCTTTTTAA
- a CDS encoding DUF2231 domain-containing protein: protein MELPSLPFKLPEIPLPFDIPVLAHPPIDHFVIALPVIVLLLEIVNLVIKKRAIGVASFFLLTLAVVAAIAAYLTGSVDGKQAWDLLSQAGQAELKEHKLLGTYLMLASVVVLVFKLLSAMISRGLMKALYLLILILFVAGILKQGKDGGELVYEYGANVKVVKTMDDKIFELQDELNDYIAEEKEAEEEAKAAAEAKKAEEAKKAEEAKSTEPVTEEKAGAVEAEKTEAVKEETPTAEVETPAAESEAAATETSTAETTVNETAEAEVEKAPASPEAEPESETH, encoded by the coding sequence ATGGAATTACCTTCATTACCATTTAAACTACCAGAAATACCGCTACCGTTTGACATCCCGGTGCTTGCGCATCCGCCAATCGATCATTTTGTGATTGCACTTCCTGTGATCGTACTCTTGTTGGAGATCGTCAACCTTGTGATCAAGAAGAGAGCGATCGGTGTTGCATCTTTCTTTCTCCTTACCTTGGCGGTAGTTGCAGCTATAGCGGCTTACCTTACCGGATCTGTGGACGGAAAGCAGGCGTGGGATCTTCTCAGCCAGGCAGGGCAGGCAGAGCTCAAAGAACATAAACTTCTGGGTACCTATCTGATGCTTGCATCTGTGGTCGTTCTTGTATTCAAACTGCTCTCTGCCATGATAAGCAGAGGATTGATGAAAGCACTCTACCTTTTGATCCTTATCCTCTTCGTTGCGGGTATCCTGAAACAGGGCAAAGATGGTGGGGAACTCGTCTATGAATATGGTGCAAATGTCAAGGTCGTGAAGACAATGGATGACAAGATCTTTGAACTCCAGGATGAACTCAATGATTATATAGCCGAAGAGAAAGAGGCTGAAGAAGAAGCTAAAGCAGCTGCAGAAGCCAAAAAAGCAGAAGAAGCCAAAAAGGCTGAGGAAGCAAAAAGTACAGAACCTGTGACAGAAGAAAAAGCAGGGGCTGTTGAAGCGGAAAAGACCGAAGCAGTCAAAGAGGAGACCCCAACTGCAGAGGTTGAAACTCCGGCTGCTGAAAGCGAAGCTGCAGCTACGGAAACATCCACTGCTGAAACAACGGTAAATGAAACTGCAGAAGCAGAGGTTGAGAAAGCACCTGCCTCTCCTGAAGCAGAACCCGAATCGGAAACACACTAA
- a CDS encoding c-type cytochrome has product MKKILLIITSLITIHANEAMETVYLKNGCHGCHGLYGEGIGASPRLQGQKEDVLLRRLKDLQKGKTRTAFGNVMVSFAKSLSDDEVVKMAKYLSTLKRVEGKEVYELEYYDNTGDGSS; this is encoded by the coding sequence ATGAAAAAAATCCTCTTAATTATCACTTCACTCATTACGATTCATGCGAATGAGGCGATGGAGACTGTTTATTTGAAGAACGGCTGTCATGGGTGCCATGGACTTTACGGAGAAGGTATCGGGGCATCACCCAGACTTCAGGGGCAAAAGGAAGATGTATTGCTTAGACGGCTCAAAGATCTTCAGAAAGGGAAAACCCGTACTGCATTTGGAAATGTCATGGTCTCTTTTGCAAAAAGTCTGAGTGATGACGAAGTGGTTAAAATGGCTAAATACCTCTCTACCCTTAAAAGGGTCGAAGGCAAAGAGGTATATGAGTTGGAGTATTATGACAATACCGGAGACGGTTCGTCCTAA
- a CDS encoding type IV pili methyl-accepting chemotaxis transducer N-terminal domain-containing protein, with protein MKRLSIQIKLSFLILFFLTGSLWSIEIQNLSQAVDVAGKQRMYTQRMLKDYAMIGLQNSFGNPKEDLKTIMGDFENHLDALIAFNKDPKTDESLQKVKTMWVPIKASLNQLPSKEKVGKMQEDLEALLKQSNEAVGLFAKQTGKESGEIINISGRQRMLSQRMASLYMLKVWGVDDPQFKKKMDASMKLFKDSLDRLMKSNMNTPEITALLKKAERSFKFFEIMNKSKSKFIPALIYKKSNEILKDMNTATGLYAAQEGK; from the coding sequence GTGAAAAGATTGTCAATTCAAATCAAATTATCTTTTTTGATTTTATTTTTTTTAACAGGAAGCCTTTGGAGTATAGAGATCCAAAATCTTTCCCAGGCAGTTGATGTAGCGGGAAAACAGCGTATGTATACACAGCGTATGCTCAAAGACTATGCCATGATAGGACTGCAGAACAGTTTTGGAAATCCGAAAGAAGATCTCAAAACGATCATGGGAGATTTCGAGAATCATCTCGATGCACTTATCGCATTCAATAAAGACCCGAAAACGGATGAGAGCCTGCAAAAGGTCAAAACCATGTGGGTACCGATCAAAGCCTCTTTGAATCAGCTTCCAAGCAAAGAGAAGGTCGGGAAGATGCAGGAAGATCTTGAAGCGCTTTTAAAACAGTCCAATGAAGCAGTCGGCCTGTTTGCCAAACAGACGGGAAAGGAATCAGGAGAGATCATTAATATCTCCGGTAGACAACGAATGCTTTCCCAAAGAATGGCAAGTCTGTATATGCTGAAAGTCTGGGGAGTGGATGACCCACAGTTCAAAAAAAAGATGGATGCATCGATGAAGCTCTTCAAAGATTCTCTTGATCGTTTGATGAAATCAAATATGAATACACCGGAGATTACAGCACTGTTGAAAAAAGCGGAGAGATCTTTCAAGTTTTTTGAGATCATGAACAAATCCAAATCAAAATTCATTCCGGCACTTATCTACAAGAAGTCCAATGAGATTCTCAAAGATATGAATACAGCAACAGGTCTTTATGCTGCCCAGGAAGGTAAATAG
- a CDS encoding type IV pili methyl-accepting chemotaxis transducer N-terminal domain-containing protein, with protein sequence MTVSLVAADIQSPEEAVDIAGKQRMYTQRMLKDYAMVGMGNTFGDPGKDLQKTIDEFTDHLASLKVYAKKDTTKKSLDEIESLWKPLQKTLQETPDISKAGKLQEDLEVLLKAADTATKYFAEESGKASGEIVNLAGRQRMLSQRMASLYMLKVWGVKDPRFKTKLDDALTLFKTSLEKLERSPLNNDEINTLLAKVKRSFVFFEMMNRSNSKFVPTLIYKKSDDILKNMNSVTQLYVKSESK encoded by the coding sequence ATGACAGTTTCTTTGGTGGCGGCTGATATTCAAAGCCCGGAAGAGGCAGTGGATATTGCCGGCAAGCAGAGAATGTATACACAGCGCATGCTGAAAGACTATGCAATGGTCGGTATGGGAAATACGTTTGGTGATCCCGGCAAGGATCTCCAAAAGACCATAGATGAATTTACGGATCATCTGGCATCGTTGAAAGTGTATGCAAAAAAAGATACAACCAAAAAAAGTCTGGATGAGATAGAATCATTGTGGAAACCACTTCAGAAAACCCTGCAGGAGACTCCCGATATCAGTAAAGCGGGAAAGCTGCAGGAAGATCTTGAAGTACTTCTCAAAGCAGCCGATACGGCAACGAAATATTTTGCCGAAGAATCGGGTAAGGCTTCCGGTGAAATAGTCAATCTGGCAGGGCGTCAGCGCATGCTTTCCCAAAGGATGGCAAGCCTATATATGCTGAAGGTCTGGGGTGTCAAAGATCCCAGGTTCAAAACAAAACTGGATGATGCATTGACACTTTTCAAGACCTCTTTGGAGAAGTTGGAAAGATCTCCATTGAACAATGATGAGATCAATACATTGTTGGCGAAGGTAAAGCGTTCATTTGTCTTTTTTGAAATGATGAACCGTTCAAACTCAAAATTTGTCCCAACCCTGATCTACAAGAAGTCGGACGACATCTTGAAAAATATGAACAGTGTCACACAACTGTATGTTAAAAGTGAATCAAAATAA
- a CDS encoding type IV pili methyl-accepting chemotaxis transducer N-terminal domain-containing protein produces the protein MKNVWMKNIGMAATAVLMLSGNVYAAQAEEVPAEVAKRAVIADIVKLIDVAGKQRMLSQRIAKDYLYVGKKVAVSKASKQQKASIDEMVSAHKVLVDSINDPEITNLLSFVELSIEDFKATANEPFTLDNAQLIIDLSESMLEGSQYVVNSLKEKVKVKESAIVGKSGKQRMLAQRIAKYYIAYQAGIKDKNTVDQMKVAVAEFSEAHKALMANPSNTPDINRKLNEVDRLWKIVYKFYLNIEKGGLPLIVFNTTDDITKKMNKITAMYVELYK, from the coding sequence ATGAAAAATGTATGGATGAAAAATATAGGTATGGCAGCAACAGCTGTTTTGATGCTGTCCGGGAATGTCTATGCCGCTCAGGCAGAAGAGGTGCCTGCAGAGGTAGCGAAGAGAGCAGTGATCGCTGATATTGTGAAACTGATCGATGTTGCGGGAAAACAGAGGATGCTTTCGCAGAGGATAGCAAAAGACTATCTGTATGTCGGAAAAAAGGTGGCGGTATCCAAAGCAAGTAAACAGCAGAAGGCTTCCATTGACGAGATGGTTTCTGCACACAAGGTACTGGTTGACTCCATCAACGATCCCGAGATCACGAACCTGCTTTCTTTTGTCGAACTGAGTATTGAAGACTTTAAGGCGACGGCAAATGAACCGTTCACTCTTGATAATGCCCAGTTGATCATTGACTTGAGCGAGTCGATGCTTGAAGGTAGTCAGTATGTGGTCAATTCCCTGAAAGAGAAAGTGAAGGTGAAAGAGTCGGCTATTGTCGGAAAATCCGGTAAACAGAGAATGTTGGCACAACGTATTGCAAAATACTATATCGCCTATCAGGCAGGGATCAAAGACAAGAATACCGTTGACCAGATGAAAGTGGCTGTTGCCGAATTCTCCGAAGCACACAAAGCATTGATGGCAAACCCCTCCAATACACCGGATATCAACAGAAAACTCAATGAGGTGGACCGGTTGTGGAAGATCGTATATAAGTTTTATCTGAACATTGAAAAAGGCGGATTGCCTCTGATCGTTTTCAATACAACAGATGACATCACTAAGAAAATGAACAAGATTACGGCAATGTATGTCGAACTGTATAAGTAA